A genomic stretch from Desulfotomaculum sp. includes:
- a CDS encoding adenylosuccinate synthase, producing MSALIVVGAQWGDEGKGKVTDFLAARADVVVRYQGGNNAGHTVVANGRELKLHLIPSGILYPGKLCLIGNGVVIDPGALIEEIKQLTGQGINTDFLRISPRAHIILPYHRRQDLCEEEQKGSQRIGTTSRGIGPTYADKASRAGIRVVDLIDPEEFRFYLKYALEGKNRLLDNVYGAEGFDYAELLEVYSKYAGILKPYVADVSVIINTALDEGKKILFEGAQGTLLDLDHGTYPFVTSSHPIAGAACTGAGIGPTRINRVVGIAKAYITRVGEGPFPTELMDETGGKIRGCGNEYGTTTGRPRRCGWYDSVIARYAARINGLDYLAVTKLDVLSGLNTVKICVSYRYKGETLEDFPASLKVLSECEPVYEEMPGWHEDISSIRNYGDLPAEARSYLQRLAELSGVPIAIIGVGMHREQTIIIHDVMTA from the coding sequence ATGTCCGCTTTAATAGTAGTAGGGGCGCAATGGGGAGACGAGGGCAAGGGAAAAGTCACTGACTTTTTGGCAGCTAGGGCTGATGTGGTGGTCAGATACCAGGGCGGCAACAATGCAGGACATACTGTAGTTGCCAACGGCAGGGAACTAAAACTTCATCTGATCCCTTCTGGTATTCTTTATCCTGGAAAGCTATGTCTCATCGGCAACGGAGTAGTCATCGATCCGGGGGCTCTTATTGAAGAGATAAAACAACTTACCGGCCAGGGAATTAATACCGATTTCCTAAGGATCAGTCCAAGAGCCCACATTATCCTGCCCTACCACCGGCGGCAAGATCTATGTGAAGAAGAGCAAAAGGGCAGCCAAAGGATAGGAACGACCAGCCGCGGTATCGGGCCAACCTATGCTGATAAGGCTTCCCGTGCGGGAATCAGGGTTGTGGATCTGATTGATCCGGAGGAATTCCGGTTCTATCTTAAGTACGCGCTTGAAGGAAAAAACAGACTCCTAGACAATGTTTACGGGGCAGAAGGATTTGACTACGCTGAATTGCTGGAAGTATACAGCAAATATGCCGGAATTTTAAAACCATACGTAGCAGACGTATCTGTGATAATTAATACGGCGCTTGATGAGGGCAAAAAAATACTGTTCGAAGGGGCCCAGGGAACTCTTTTGGATCTTGATCATGGGACTTATCCCTTTGTAACATCTTCTCATCCTATAGCAGGCGCGGCCTGTACCGGAGCAGGTATCGGACCCACCAGGATAAACCGGGTCGTCGGGATAGCGAAAGCATATATAACTCGCGTTGGCGAAGGGCCATTCCCTACAGAGCTTATGGATGAAACGGGAGGAAAGATCAGGGGGTGTGGAAACGAATACGGAACAACTACGGGAAGGCCGCGCCGCTGCGGTTGGTATGACAGTGTGATAGCCCGTTATGCAGCTCGCATAAACGGACTTGACTACCTCGCTGTAACGAAGTTGGATGTGCTTTCCGGACTTAATACTGTTAAGATATGCGTTTCCTACCGCTACAAAGGAGAAACGCTGGAGGACTTCCCTGCCAGCCTGAAAGTTCTCTCGGAATGTGAGCCGGTATACGAAGAAATGCCGGGATGGCATGAAGATATAAGTAGCATAAGGAATTACGGGGATCTCCCTGCCGAAGCAAGGAGCTATCTGCAAAGGCTTGCTGAATTATCCGGTGTGCCTATAGCAATTATAGGAGTAGGTATGCACAGGGAACAAACCATTATCATTCATGATGTAATGACTGCTTGA